Proteins co-encoded in one Bos taurus isolate L1 Dominette 01449 registration number 42190680 breed Hereford chromosome X, ARS-UCD2.0, whole genome shotgun sequence genomic window:
- the LOC786332 gene encoding tomoregulin-1-like, with protein MGAVAAEAPLRLPAAPPLAFCCYTSVLLLFAFSLPGSRASNQPPGGGGGGDCPGGKGKSVNCSELNVRESDLRVCDESSCKYGGVCKEDGDGLKCACQFQCHTNYIPVCGSNGDTYQNECFLRRAACKHQKEITVVARGPCYSDNGSGSGEGAEEEGSGAEVHRKHSKCGPCKYKAECDEDAENVGCVCNIDCSGYSFNPVCASDGSSYNNPCFVREASCIKQEQIDIRHLGHCTDTDDTSLLGKKDDGLQYRPDVKDASDQREDVYIGNHMPCPENLNGYCIHGKCEFIYSTQKASCRKCPKNNRGRRQKQNLGHFTSDTSSRMV; from the coding sequence ATGGGCGCCGTGGCCGCTGAGGCGCCGCTCCGGCTGCCGGCCGCGCCCCCGCTCGCCTTCTGCTGCTACACGTCGGTGCTTCTGCTCTTCGCCTTCTCTCTGCCCGGGAGCCGCGCGTCCAACCAGCCCccgggtggcggcggcggcggggactGTCCGGGCGGCAAAGGCAAGAGCGTCAACTGCTCAGAATTAAATGTGAGGGAATCTGATCTAAGAGTTTGTGATGAATCATCATGTAAATATGGAGGCGTCTGTAAAGAAGATGGAGATGGTTTGAAATGTGCATGTCAGTTTCAGTGCCATACGAATTACATTCCTGTCTGTGGATCAAATGGGGACACGTACCAAAATGAATGCTTTCTCAGAAGGGCTGCTTGTAAGCACCAGAAAGAGATAACAGTAGTAGCGAGAGGACCGTGCTACTCTGATAATGGCTCTGGATCTGGAGAAGGAGCAGAAGAAGAAGGGTCAGGGGCAGAAGTTCACAGAAAACACTCCAAGTGTGGACCCTGCAAGTATAAAGCTGAATGTGATGAAGATGCAGAAAATGTTGGGTGTGTATGTAATATAGATTGCAGTGGATACAGTTTTAATCCTGTGTGTGCTTCTGATGGGAGTTCCTATAACAATCCCTGTTTTGTTCGAGAAGCATCTTGTATAAAACAAGAACAAATTGATATAAGGCATCTTGGTCATTGCACAGACACAGATGACACTAGTTTGTTGGGAAAGAAGGATGATGGACTACAGTATCGACCAGATGTGAAAGATGCTAGTGATCAAAGGGAAGATGTTTATATTGGAAACCACATGCCTTGCCCTGAAAACCTCAATGGTTACTGCATCCATGGAAAatgtgaattcatttattctactCAGAAGGCTTCTTGTAGAAAATGCCCTAAAAATAATAGAGGACGACGACAGAAGCAAAACCTAGGTCATTTTACTTCAGATACGTCATCCAGAATGGTTTGA